CACCTCGGCCGGTACTCCCGCCGGCACGTACCCGGTGACGGTGACCGGCAGCGCCGCCTCCGGCAGCAGGACCGCGACGTTCTCGCTGACGGTGACCGGCAGCGGCAGCGGCGGCTGCACGGGCAGCAACGGGACCGACGTGGCGATCCCGGACGCCGGATCGGCGGTGACCAGCTCGATCACGATCGCGGGCTGCAACCGGAACGCCGCGTCGAACTCGACCGTCGCGGTGAACATCGTGCACACCTACCGTGGTGACCTGGTCGTCGACCTGCTCGCCCCGGACGGCTCGTCCTACCGCCTGAAGAACAGCAGCATCCTCGACGGCGCGGACAACGTGATCGCCACCTACACGGTGAACCTCTCCAGCGAGGCGGCGAACGGCACCTGGCGACTCCAGGTGCGGGACGTCTACAGCGGAGACACCGGCTACGTGAACACCTGGACGCTGACCCTCTGACGTCCGCGACGGCATCGGGCCCCCGGCATCAGGCCAGGGGCCCGGTGGTCGTTCGACGCCGTGGTCAGACCGCGAACGTGCGCGGACGCTCGGTGGCCGGAGCCGGCGGCCGGGCCTTCCACAACCCGGTCTTCTGCGCGAACAGCCGGCCGAGGTAGGCCGGGTTGAGTATCACGTAGCGACGCCAGAGCCGCTTCGGCTCCAGCCAGAGCCGCCAGAACCACTCCAGCCCGGCCCGCTGCATCCACGGCGGCGGCTGACGCAGCAGCCCGGCGTGATAGTCGAAGGCCGCGCCGACCGCCATCATCGGCATGTCCAGCAGCGGACGCATCGCGTACGTGAAGACCTCCTGGCGGGGGCAGCCGAGGCCGACCAGGACGAGCCGGGCGCCGCTGGCCCGGATCCGGTCGGCGATCTCGACGTCCTCGCCCGGCTGCACGGGGCGGAACTTCGACGCCTCCACCCCGGCGATCTTCAACGCCGGGAACATCCGCTCCAGCTCCGGGATCAGCCGGGCCAGCGTCTCGTCGGTCGAGCCGTACAGGTAGACCGGCAGGCCCTCGTCGGCGAAGCGGGAGAGCACGTGCAGGGTCAGCAGTGGCCCGTACACCCGGTCGGTGAGGCCGGCGCCGTGCAGCAGGTTGAGCGCCCAGCGCACCGGCTGGCCGTCCGGGGTCACCACGTCGAACGAGTTGAGTCGCGCGTTGTGCGGCGGGTCCAGTACGCCGGTCATCACGCCGTGCACGGCCAGCGCGGTCAACGCCATCGGGCGGCGTTCCTGCGCGGCGGCCACCACCCGCTCGGTCGCCTCGGCGTAGGTCGTGGCGTCGACGAGGACGCCGAGGACGTTCTTCTTGGTCATGCTCCGGGCACCCACTTGTCCACGTTGGCCTCGTAGATCTCACGCATGATCATGGGTACGTCGTAGACCTGCTTCCAGTCCGGGTAGTCGGCCTGGAACGCCTCGTTGGAGCCGATCCACCACTTGTGGTCGCCGACCCGGTTGGCCTCGACGTACTCCGAGATCATCTCTTGCCCGGTGATCCGCTCGGCCTCGGTGAACGCCTCCCGCATGGAGGTGTTCGAGTGCCGGCCGCCGCCGAGGTTGTACACCGCCGCCGAGCGCGGGTCGCGGAAGAACGCCTCGAACGCGGAGACCACGTCCGAGCTGTGGATCGCGTCCCGCACCTGCTTGCCCTGGTAGCCGTAGATCTTGTACGTCCGGCGCTCCAGGTTGCAGCGCATCACGTACGCCAGGAAGCCGTGCAGCTCGGTCGCCGAGTGGGCCGGGCCGGTCAGCGTCCCGCCCCGGAAGCAGGCGGTCCGCATGTCGAAGTAGCGGCCGTACTCCTGCACCATCACGTCCGCGGCGACCTTGGAGGCGCCGAAGATGGAGTGCAGGCAGGCGTCGATCGACATGTCCTCGCGGATGCCCTGCTCGTACGGGTGGCCCGGCTCGATCTCCCAGCGGGTCTCCTGCTCGACCAGCGGCAGGCTGTTCGGCCGGTCGCCGTAGACCTTGTTCGTGGAGCAGTGGATGACCGGTGCCTCCACGCAGTGCTCGCGGACGCTCTGCAGGACGTTCAGGGTGCCGGCGGCGTTCACGTCGAAGTCGGTGAACGGGTCGCGCACGGCCCAGTCGTGCGAGGGCTGCGCGGCCGTGTGGATCACCACGGCGACGTCCCGGCCGTACCGCTTGAACAGCGCGCCGAGCGCGCTGCGGTCGCGGATGTCGATGCTGTGGTGCGAATACCGCTCACCCAGCTCGTCGGTCAGCCGGCGGACGTTCCAGGCGGTGGACGCCTCCTCGCCGAAGAACTCCTGCCGCATGTCGTTGTCGATGCCGACGACGTCGAGACCGAGGCCGGCGAAGTGCCGGACCGCCTCGGAGCCGATCAGCCCGCCCGAACCGGTCACGAATGCGACACTCACATGCCACTCCTGGTGCGTCGGAGGCAGAAACCATCGGAGCATAGCGTGACGTTTCGTACGCCTCGATACGGAGCGAGGGCCCCGCGTCGCCGCGGAGCCCTCGTCTGTGGTGGGGAAGGGGGGAGTTGAACCCCCACGCCCTTTCGGGCACACGGACCTGAACCGTGCGCGTCTGCCATTCCGCCACTTCCCCGTGGCATGACTTCGGGCAGCGTAGCCCGTGCCAGCTCCACCGTCTCCGGCGGACCTCGGCAATGCTACGTGACCCTCGGTCGTGACCGCGAATGGCATTCGCTGCTTCCAGCGGTTACCGTTCGTGGCGGACGAAAGAGTAGCACGACGATTCGAGGCCGTCCGAACGGGCCGTGGCCTGCTGGCCGAGCGGCGTGTGAGCTGCGTGCGCTCTGGA
Above is a window of Verrucosispora sp. NA02020 DNA encoding:
- a CDS encoding WecB/TagA/CpsF family glycosyltransferase, translating into MTKKNVLGVLVDATTYAEATERVVAAAQERRPMALTALAVHGVMTGVLDPPHNARLNSFDVVTPDGQPVRWALNLLHGAGLTDRVYGPLLTLHVLSRFADEGLPVYLYGSTDETLARLIPELERMFPALKIAGVEASKFRPVQPGEDVEIADRIRASGARLVLVGLGCPRQEVFTYAMRPLLDMPMMAVGAAFDYHAGLLRQPPPWMQRAGLEWFWRLWLEPKRLWRRYVILNPAYLGRLFAQKTGLWKARPPAPATERPRTFAV
- a CDS encoding NAD-dependent epimerase/dehydratase family protein, encoding MLRWFLPPTHQEWHVSVAFVTGSGGLIGSEAVRHFAGLGLDVVGIDNDMRQEFFGEEASTAWNVRRLTDELGERYSHHSIDIRDRSALGALFKRYGRDVAVVIHTAAQPSHDWAVRDPFTDFDVNAAGTLNVLQSVREHCVEAPVIHCSTNKVYGDRPNSLPLVEQETRWEIEPGHPYEQGIREDMSIDACLHSIFGASKVAADVMVQEYGRYFDMRTACFRGGTLTGPAHSATELHGFLAYVMRCNLERRTYKIYGYQGKQVRDAIHSSDVVSAFEAFFRDPRSAAVYNLGGGRHSNTSMREAFTEAERITGQEMISEYVEANRVGDHKWWIGSNEAFQADYPDWKQVYDVPMIMREIYEANVDKWVPGA